A genomic stretch from Arachis stenosperma cultivar V10309 chromosome 3, arast.V10309.gnm1.PFL2, whole genome shotgun sequence includes:
- the LOC130970495 gene encoding uncharacterized protein LOC130970495, with product MVALTKELFQKALRNFKSFFFCSGYQKLPKNPPPLTRNTQFSFSTVNYDSDFTRHWDSLAPSKLKKKQPLSSSHQKQHKNEGMLEKKLRELEMLETKDRVEHVLDIEEVLHYYSRLNCPFYIEIVDKFFMEIYTDFFASHVNSPPCIVNSNKPNQLP from the coding sequence ATGGTGGCGCTAACGAAGGAATTGTTCCAAAAGGCTCTGAGGAACTTCAagtctttcttcttctgttcagGCTATCAAAAACTTCCCAAGAATCCGCCACCCCTCACCCGCAATACTCAATTTTCCTTTTCTACTGTCAATTATGACAGTGACTTCACCCGCCATTGGGATTCATTGGCCCCCAGTAAGCTCAAGAAGAAGCAGCCTTTGTCATCATCTCATCAGAAGCAACACAAGAATGAGGGTATGTTGGAGAAGAAGCTGAGGGAGTTGGAGATGTTGGAGACGAAGGATCGTGTGGAACATGTGTTGGACATTGAAGAGGTTCTCCATTACTATTCTCGCCTTAATTGCCCCTTCTATATTGAAATTGTCGACAAGTTCTTCATGGAAATTTACACAGACTTCTTTGCTTCGCATGTTAATTCACCACCATGCATTGTTAACTCTAATAAGCCCAACCAACTTCCTTAA
- the LOC130970405 gene encoding transcription repressor OFP8, with protein MENRLKMRISRMFRSSFGSCRNRNITDVMEKAVFTPPPNHHGGFHHLIMIEPPPPPPPRPRPFPSICKPKSSQTFKTIDDNCILSFKDSLPRRTRVSELSSPFAVDGGGFCPPAAPNTPLNTIYEHEKIKNKNSSSARDFKNKKKKKKNKKMVNAHKKRDMFPFNSCAKDTNFGGYWWYSSDEDDETDTLFSSKSLSSDSSRSRRRNRSRRKNRGGGRSSDTGVMPLQGKVKDTFAVVKRSSDPYSDFRTSMVEMIVEKQIFSPNGLENLLQCFLSLNSYHHHNLIVEVFTEIWEALFSDWF; from the coding sequence ATGGAAAACCGGCTGAAAATGCGAATCTCTCGCATGTTTCGGTCATCATTCGGGTCTTGCCGGAACCGGAACATCACTGACGTTATGGAAAAGGCAGTGTTCACCCCACCACCCAACCACCACGGTGGCTTCCACCACCTCATCATGATAGAGCCACCGCCACCTCCACCACCAAGACCCCGTCCCTTTCCCTCCATTTGTAAACCCAAGTCCTCCCAAACTTTCAAAACCATCGACGACAATTGCATCTTGTCGTTTAAGGATTCTCTCCCAAGACGCACCAGAGTCTCCGAGCTCTCATCACCCTTTGCCGTCGACGGCGGCGGTTTCTGCCCCCCTGCGGCACCAAACACACCCCTCAACACAATCTACGAACACGAGAAGATCAAGAACAAGAACTCATCGTCAGCGAGAGACTTtaagaacaagaagaaaaagaagaagaataagaagatgGTTAATGCCCATAAGAAAAGAGACATGTTCCCGTTTAATTCTTGCGCCAAAGACACAAACTTTGGAGGGTATTGGTGGTATAGCAGCGACGAAGACGACGAAACAGACACGCTTTTCTCCTCCAAGAGCCTCTCTTCCGATTCCTCAAGGTCTCGCCGGCGCAACCGTTCTCGCCGGAAAAACCGTGGCGGAGGGCGGAGCTCCGATACGGGCGTGATGCCATTGCAAGGGAAGGTGAAGGACACTTTCGCTGTGGTGAAGCGTTCCAGTGATCCATACAGTGACTTCAGGACTTCCATGGTGGAAATGATCGTTGAGAAGCAGATATTTTCACCAAATGGTTTGGAGAATCTGTTGCAGTGTTTTCTTTCTCTGAATTCCTATCATCATCATAACCTCATTGTAGAGGTCTTCACCGAGATTTGGGAAGCGTTGTTCTCTGACTGgttttga
- the LOC130969767 gene encoding probable polyol transporter 6, giving the protein MESKDGGSAAESCGQSKSGLNRFTLLCALLASTNSILLGYDIGVMSGAAMLIKENLKISSVQEEVLVGTLNIFSLIGSLASGKTSDFIGRRYTIVLAASTFLVGALFMGLAPSFHFILAGRIVAGIGVGIALMIAPLYTAELSPAMKRGFLTSLPEVFITLGILLGYIVNYSLTGLPLNLGWRLMLGLAAVPAVAIALGVIAMPESPRWLAMKGRVDDAKKVLLKISSNPDEAELRLREITKAASFVTGPTGSPTAAHVATAEDWAGQGVWKELLIRPSWPVRRMLISAIGINFFMQASGNDAVIYYLPEVFKAAGIKRKKQLFGVNVIMGLSKSSFVLISALYLDKFGRRPLILLGSLGMAVSLFSLGLGSKFLGESSRKPAWAIVLCVVAACADVSFFSIGLGPITWVYSSEIFPMRLRAQGSSLAISVNRLVSGVVSLSFLSISNKITFGGMFFVLGGVMVVATLFFYVFMPETKGKSLEEMETLFQDSASNNNNNNNCNKDTELELVSVTGD; this is encoded by the exons ATGGAAAGCAAAGATGGTGGTTCGGCGGCAGAATCATGTGGACAAAGCAAGAGTGGCCTCAACAGATTCACACTTCTATGTGCTCTTCTGGCATCCACAAATTCCATCCTCCTAGGCTACG ATATTGGTGTGATGAGTGGGGCAGCCATGCTCATAAAAGAGAACCTCAAAATATCGTCGGTGCAGGAGGAAGTCTTGGTCGGAACCCTAAACATCTTCTCCCTAATTGGCTCACTGGCCTCCGGCAAAACCTCCGATTTCATTGGAAGGCGCTACACCATAGTCCTTGCCGCATCAACCTTCCTAGTGGGCGCACTCTTCATGGGTCTCGCCCCATCTTTCCACTTCATCTTGGCCGGAAGAATTGTCGCCGGCATCGGCGTCGGCATAGCCCTCATGATTGCACCGCTCTACACGGCCGAGCTATCCCCCGCCATGAAACGTGGCTTCCTCACCTCCCTCCCCGAAGTTTTCATAACTCTTGGGATCCTCCTAGGCTACATCGTCAACTATTCTCTCACGGGCCTTCCATTGAACCTTGGCTGGAGGCTCATGTTGGGCCTGGCGGCCGTACCCGCGGTTGCCATTGCCTTGGGCGTCATAGCCATGCCCGAGTCCCCACGTTGGTTGGCCATGAAAGGAAGAGTGGATGATGCAAAGAAAGTTCTGCTCAAGATCTCATCCAATCCTGACGAAGCTGAATTGAGGCTCCGTGAAATAACCAAGGCTGCGTCCTTCGTCACAGGCCCAACTGGAAGCCCAACCGCAGCCCATGTTGCTACGGCAGAAGATTGGGCTGGGCAGGGTGTTTGGAAGGAACTTCTAATAAGGCCCTCTTGGCCCGTTCGGAGAATGCTGATCTCCGCCATAGGGATCAACTTTTTCATGCAGGCCTCCGGCAACGATGCCGTCATATATTACCTCCCGGAGGTGTTCAAGGCCGCCGGGATTAAAAGGAAGAAACAGCTCTTTGGAGTTAATGTGATCATGGGCTTGTCCAAGAGTTCATTTGTGTTGATTTCCGCACTCTACTTGGACAAGTTTGGGAGAAGGCCTCTTATATTGTTGGGCTCGCTTGGCATGGCGGTTTCCTTGTTTAGTCTGGGCCTTGGGTCGAAGTTTCTTGGGGAGTCAAGTAGGAAGCCAGCTTGGGCCATAGTGTTGTGTGTGGTGGCCGCGTGTGCTGATGTGTCGTTCTTTTCAATTGGGCTTGGGCCCATAACATGGGTGTACTCATCAGAGATATTTCCAATGAGGCTGCGGGCCCAAGGTTCAAGCCTTGCAATATCGGTGAATAGGTTGGTGAGCGGGGTGGTGTCGTTGTCGTTCCTCAGCATTTCTAACAAGATAACGTTTGGAGGGATGTTCTTTGTGCTGGGAGGGGTCATGGTGGTGGCTACGCTTTTCTTTTATGTATTTATGCCTGAGACTAAAGGCAAGAGCTTAGAAGAAATGGAAACACTCTTTCAGGATAGTGCtagtaataacaataataataataattgtaatAAGGACACTGAATTGGAATTGGTTAGTGTAACtggtgattaa